Below is a genomic region from Brassica oleracea var. oleracea cultivar TO1000 chromosome C9, BOL, whole genome shotgun sequence.
ACATAAAATTACATATAATAATAAAACATAAACAATTCAAATTACAATATATATATATATACGATTATTTTCATAATGCTCCCAAATATGCTCAATCAAAGTATTTTTAAGTGATAAATGAGCTTCCTTATTTTTTATTCGAAGATTATGGGCTAAAAGCTGTTGAAAACGCATATCTTCGTTTATGGTCATCTCAATGTTTATTGGCGGCGCCGGTCTTGCATCTCGAATCGGTGCGTTGATATCTCGTTCATCTTCAATTATCATGTTATGCATTATAATACATGAAGTCATTATATCATGCAATACCTCTTTCTTCCAATAACGTGAGGATCCTACGACGGTAGCAAATTTGGCTTGTAGAACTCCAAAAGTTCGTTCAACATCTTTCCGACATGATTCTTGTCTTGCTGCAAACAATTTTTTCTTTGGACCTTGGGGATCGCTTATTGTTTGAACAATTGTTGACCATTTAGGATAAATACCATCGGCCAAATAATAACCCATGTTATATTCTTGCCCTTGAGTTGTGTAATTAGCTGGAGGAGCGGTACCTTGAGCAAGTCTGGAAAATAAATTGGAAGAGTTCAGAACATTAATATCGTTGTTGCTTCCCGGCATTCCGAAAAAGGCATGTCATATCCATAGATAATAATCCGCAACCGCTTCGAGAATGATCGTAGGTGACCCGCTACGGCCTGAAAATTGTCCTACCCATGCCGTTGGACAGTTTTTCCACTTCCAATGCATGCAATCAAGACTGCCTAACATTCCAAGAAATCCGCGTTGTTGCCCAATATTGAGAAGCCTAGAAACGTCCTCTGGTGTTGGTGACTTGAGATACCACTCTGAAAAGATAGATGCAATTGCACGATAAAATCTTTTCATGCATTCAATTGTTGTAGACTCTCCTATTTTAATGTATTCATCGGTCACATCAGCAGGCCAAAATCTGAAGAGCAGTTGTTACTTTTTGTAAAGTTGATAATCCAAGTCTACCAGATGCATAACGTCGTTGGTTGAAATAGTTGTCATGTTGCTTGACGGCATCGACAAGGTGAAGAAATAACCTTCGTGACATTCTAAATAGACGATGAAACTCTCTTTCACCATTCCCAGGATGATCAGAAAAATAATCATTGTACAAATTACGATGACCATTTTCTCTATCACGAAAAATAACTGCATGACCGATGATAGAACCACAGTGACTTACATGATTATTTTCCTGATTGAGTTGGTGAATAAGACGATTATTGTTGATAAACAAATTGACTGCAATTTGTTGTTCTCTCTCTATTGTCTTCTTGGTGAAGAAGAAGAAGAAGAAGAAGTATGAATTTTCGATATTAAAGTTCATTTTTATTAGAAGTTTTGTTGATATGTTCGTAGTATATATAGGAATACATATTACTATGTCTCATCAACCATTACATTGAAACTTTGTCATTTTCTTATTTAACCTTCAACCTCCAACCATAAATAACCCTCAACTATATTCAATTGATTCACACCATTCAATAGGCCATTTAATAGATTTCTTGTCTCATCAACTATTAAATGAAATTTTGTAATTTTATTATCCAACATCTAACCATATTTAGTAAATAAGATAACCTCCAACCATATTTATTTTGTGTATAAATAGTAGATTTTACCAAATAGAAAAATCACGCTTAACTAAATCAGACTTTCTCCATCCCACTCATTCGTTTCTTTCTCTTGTTTACAAAAATGGAAAAAAATAGAGGCACATCATTCAACGAACAAAAAGATGAGTTGTTATGTCATGTCTACTTAGAAATTCCACAGGATCCCATTGCTAGTATTAATCAAACTCTTAAGAAACTATGGAAAAAAATAGAAAAAACTTACAATGAAAAAAAAAACAGAGAGT
It encodes:
- the LOC106317294 gene encoding uncharacterized protein LOC106317294, producing the protein MEKNRGTSFNEQKDELLCHVYLEIPQDPIASINQTLKKLWKKIEKTYNEKKNRELGN